taataaattttttaaatcagaatgctttcttagtagcttcagaggtggcattgtactcagctttcatggtCAATCTATAATGACCAAtcgtttgaaacttttttagctaACCAATCTTCCATTACACAGAAAAATACATCCCGAcgtagaccttctatcatcgatgtcagacataaagtttgaatcggTATATCCTTTCACTTTTAGCTccaaacctcctccaaagattaggataaattcttagttcttctcaagtacttaaagatattttttacagctatctagtgctcctcaccTAGATTTGACttatatctactcgtgacactcatggtaAGAGCTATATCAGGTCGCATACACAGCATAACATACATAAAACTCtctatagctgaagcataagggatcttgctcatgcgttggatctcttcaggtgtgtcaggacatatttttttcgaaagatgaatgccatgtctaagagataagagatctctcttgaagtttttcatgctgaaataCTTCAgaacctcctttatgtacattcgctgtgagagtcctatcattctcttagatctatcccgatAGATCTTAATTCCaagaatgtagaaagcttctcctagatctttcatagagaatttttttgacaaccaaattttgatcgatatcagtataaaaatatcattcccaattagaaggatatcatccatgtataatacaaGGAACATGatagcgctcccactgacctttttatacacacacggctcctcatttttgatgaaattaaatgatttgattacatcattaaagcaagtgttccaactctgggatacttgcttaagtccataaatagacctttgcagcttgcagactttatgatcactatcactagatgtgaaacctataggctgctccatatagatatcttcctcaagatatctatttagaaagacagttttcacatccatctgtcggaTCTTATAATCATAATAGGCTACAATCATAAGtaaagtacggatggatttcagcatagccaCTGACAAAAAAgtctcttgatagtcaatgccttcgcattgactgtaaccttttgccaccagccttgccttataggtctctaccttaccagctaacttaatttttttttgtagatccatttatatctaatagatacaataccttcaagtggatctactaaggactatacttggttggaatgtatggagtcaatttctgacttaatTGCTTTCATCTATTTCTCGGAGCCTACATCTaacatcgcctcatcataggttttgggGTCATTCCTAATAgtcctatctcccacaaggaacacTTCCTTTAGATCCTCTGTAagtatacctaagtatctttctggaggatggaagatcctatttgatctacgaggtggaggaggtactaaatttattggctcattattggattcaggttcttagactcgatgctcttcagagactttttcttcgagctcaatcttcctcccactacctctatCTTGGacaaacttctttttcaagaagatgacatgacggctcacaatcacattgtgatcctctgaaaaataaaaatagtatctcatagatttcttaggatatcctataaaatgagccctaagtgACATAATCTCTAACTTATCTGCTTGTTATCATTTGACATGAGTCAGACATCtctaaatcttgagatacccaagagatggtttcttaccatgccataactcatatggtgtggcaggaatagatttagagggaATTTGATTTAAGAGATAAATAGCAAAAAGCAACGCATGTCCCCATAAAAgattgaaagatctgtgaagctcatcatagatcggaccatatctaatagggtccaattcctcctttcggatacctcaTTAAGCTGAGGCATCTCTGGAAgtatccattgtgagactatactGTTATCTTTGAGATATGTctgaaatttttcactaaggtattcttctcctcgatctgatcgaagaacctttgtGGGTGTTTTTAAAttgcttctctacttcacatctgaattctttgaacttttcaaaggcatcATATTTGTGATGCATCAGGTACACAAAATCATATCGTGagaaatcatcggtaaagattataaagtagagATAGCCACCCCTAGCCTGTACATTGAATGGACTACACATATTaatgtgtaccagggctaatatcttagtggctctttccccatgtcctataaagggtagCTTAGCCATCTTTCTTTGAAGATATGACTTAAAAATTGGATAAGACTCGGAAGTCAATGACCCGAAAaggccatctttctccaatttgttaaatctatcctctccaatatggcctagccttagGTGTCAGAGATACTTTTAGCTAGTCCTATCTCTAAGtcccttagaccctatggcatttacAATTTGCTCGTAAATATTAATATTCTCATcttcatgcaaatgataaagtccatcaattaaaaaggcacatgcaataattttattttcaaaataaattgcacagaagtctttattaaaattaaaattatattatcctATGCTGGCACAGATATAGAAACTAAGTTTCTACTGGCTCCAGgtatataataacaatcttttaaaagtAAACTAATTCCTAACGATAACCACAAAGGGTAAATTTCGATGgctacaacagcaactcttgctccattgtcgatccagAGAGTAATCTCGCCTTCCCTTAGCCCTCTAACTTTTTTCAGACCCTGCATGGAAGTGCACaagtgagcactagaaccagaattTAGAACTCaactagaaaaagagaaaatcattaggttagtttcaataacgagcaactcagacataccttcagaaggcatgTCCATCTTCTTGTTCTTTAAAGTGGCCAGGTATGCAGGATAGTTTCTTTTCCAGTGACCTTTgacattgcagtgaaaatatttttctttgtcgttGGTCTTCTTTGGAGTCTGCTTCTTGGGTTTGCTATCggtcttttgcttctttgtagcttcttcttcttcttccaagaagactttctcttggaggaaGCTTGCTCCACAGTTAGAATGGTACTTCTCAAACTTTTCAAGATACTTTCAGCTATCACCAACATGTTCAGCAATTCAGACAAagagctatcaatcttattcatatggtagttcatgatgaactgcccatacgaATCAGGGAGGGATTGCAGGATCATATCCAGTTGCAATTTCTCATCCATGTTCATGcctagcttctgaagctcttcaatgtctttgatcattgtcaaataatgatcatggatggattgcccatcacgcatctttgctctgaaaagtctccataagacctcaaagtgagccatgcgactctgctcaccgtacaactcttacaggtgagtcagCATATCTCTGGCAgttctcatgtcttcatgctgtcactgaagattattggatatggacataagaatatagcactttgccttattatcttcatccatccacttctcaagtatggCTCATTGATCAGAGGATGGACGAGCTGGCAACACAGGCGCATCCTGGTCAAGGATATGGTTCAgcttctcaaaattaaaaataattcttaaattttggaGCCAGTCCTTGTAATTGATTCcggtcaacctattggtgtcaaggATTCGGGCTAATGGATTTAAACTCGACATGGTTAACTGCAGAGAGaaacaatttctaattagatattttaaacttgtaaatGTTTGTTATTGAGGCtttaataaacaaacaagagctcccactatttctacggatctcccacactcctcgggtgaAGAAAACAAAAACCTATACGTGATCAGTTTCTAGTGGGCACTGTAGTCCCATTAATTtatgtgcacctcacctaacagttattgataacacataaaccaatgagtggataactctttatccattgcttcactaagcaagatgcagctgGTTCAATCTTTAagttctgtggcctcacctaacagttattgacacatttcttagttaagtcagacccaccgaacaccagcggatgcaaagccatcattgggatcctcacctaatagttattgggcccaacctcatctcTACCCTAGGGTATCTAATgccatagagtggttgtacctatccgatgcaatcgaactactgtgaccagtcgagaacgatcaacatcaggtaggcacccgcatctctacaacgatggaagaccactggacttaatattaattaagaagatttaggttcaggtctcatccttaattagtcatattagatatgactaacctagtggcatgggttagctcgaatcattAGCAACCTAAGTCAAGACTTAATCAACcatattggccaagtaagtgagatcgatgggagagtaTGCCATTAACTtaatctatacgagtagctctcaattaaaaaccatcgatcgaactgtcaaacttaccttagacaccaatcagtcAATAAGCATTGATCAGGTCAGCTAGTTAATTCAGGCTCAAATCAcgaagccaaattagatcttttgaTTGGATCGACAACATATGGCTGTTAGTCGATCTGACCAAACTTATAACTATTCAGGTTGGACATGAGAGATTAAACCTAaacctaaccaactattgattcagtttgatcaaccgctcaaactagacctaattgagctatccaacccattaacccatgttttatgtagtaaattttaaattttaaattctgaattttagatctttaattttacATCTtagttcttaattaagtatattatgatcatggatttagtttagatgttgaaataatttcagatctaaactacactAGGTTTACATTTCAAACAAGATGACATATAGcattgttttagatctaaattaaattcacatatcatatatgaaaaattagatctaaaactaattaagCATGTATCATATGCATGGAAAATTAGAATTAAAGAAAGATCAAATaagattgaaaactattttcaaaaactatttatcaaaaatcagatctagatttttagatcaataatctaaaatatccatacatctcatacatgattcaataatttttagatctaaataaaactaaaataaaatatttaaattaaaaactaactttcagatctaagattaaaATTCGATTAAATATGTCTCTTATGATCGAATGACCATAGAGATCAATCCAATCTGAATACTATGCATAAGGAATACAGATCTATGCCTTTCATACATGATTTAATAATCTCAGATctgaataaaattgaaataaatcatttaaatcagaaactaactttcagatctaagattaaaatttgattaaatatgtCTATTACTAGAAAGAGAAGGGTAGattacatgcatgtatttcaaaactattttgaaatcacagtggaataaaataGATTAACTATTTTAATCAcgtattaaatcagatctaaaactttttctaaCACAGATCTAAgatatatgaaatctaaaattaatttatgagatcagatctcatacctTATCGCAGGTGGAAGAGCTCCGCAGCCGATGATTAAAAACTTGATAGGTTCCTAGAGCCGCACaaacatccgacctctacaggtatccacacgagatccGATCTGATCTGAGACTTGTCTATCTCCTCAAAGTgttagctcccttgtagagaagATCTTTTGATGATTGGTTTGATTCTTCTTCAGATTTGGAAGACGATCTTCAATCGAAGAAGCAGTGGAGGTAGAAGAAAGGCAGCAGTAGCGCAGCTTTCTTGCTCGGAGTTCCACGCCTTGTACCAATAGAGTTTTTCCTTCAAACTTGGAAGGGAGGATGCCAAAAAGTTCCTCTCTCACTCTAGTGGTCGGCCAAATTTTGTTCTGATCTGAAAAGCCCTCTCGACGTGTCTCAAAGATAGATCCTTTTAAGGTGGCACCTGATAAAGTCTTGATAGAGTCAAACTCtatcaaaattcaaattaaattttagattcaaaccaAAACTTATCCCTATCCAAATGAGAGAATAAGTGGTTGATCAAGAGATGAAAAAACATAGAAAACCTCATGCAAATCTAAAATTTACGTGAGGAGAGAAGGGGCATGGATAATGGGTGGCGCATGGAAGAGTCCTGCACAAAATGGACTCTAGGATTTTGGATTGAGCCTCAAACCAAAAgtaatttggtttagattcaaacatctgattgaaccaaatctaattaggtctctaatcagattaaatcctaattcaattaaaatttaattgaacccaaattcagatcaaatcaaaaattgattccatggcaattgagtcatctcataactcaatcaaaccAAACCAAATTCAAgtgaaactaaatccaattcaattggacttgatctaaaacttatttctcaatcaaattgagtctaattagtaattaaattattaattaatactccTACAACTTTTACACTAGGTTAATTATCATATTGACAATTATACccttaacgattcataatcatcgatcaatcatcggatcagacaaaatttttttttttgtgtgatcccataggttctattctatctggtagtgagacacattatgatctttatcataatatcatcgaaactcttttcgatggattggatcAATTCCAACACTGTCCAtcgagatcatcgatcatcaagataatactcGTGGGtcctacaatccatcagtgacacctagcagtatgtaatagcaatccagtagaatgaaagtatgaatctctaggcatagttatcatatgattctgtCATTCTATCGAAAGTcctgacttgacagaggtcatggataactcgtcaaatcccatcgtctgtcatatgtaagattggctcgacttgagttctctTATAAATCTCGTGGAAACTCCTTTCTAGAATTCACTcttgttttggccaaagacttactGAACTTAGTCTCATGAATCACGTAGGACTATatcttttctactaagattgatagattccatctaagtgcatcctactcttaaCAGTGAATCTAAACCCactatagccaatatacacagtaaggatccgaatggctagggaccaagtagatgtgcagtcaaactataatagcctcactgtaaatagccaatacaccgtaggtcaaaggactagtcaacCACTGTAGAATTGAGaataccactgatgagtgagtagacatccaaatgatttctcataatgatcatgctcagtgcaagttgttctctaacaaccacatgcATTATCACCGTAGTGTCACcatactacagactcgagactcatctacctataAAGGGGATGATCGTGCACCGATCTAactggatcgatcactgtcctccatgatgatcctctgatcgggagtatttaaaaattaaccactaatagtgtatgtctcaaattctcaacaccttgagaatatgcaaaatcatctttattaatttctaggacaaatcatagacacataaatatgactgAAAACAAGAAtaccctttattaataataaaagttttataagTTCAAATACAAGCCCTAAAAAtacaaatgtgtcagccaataattgactttctagggcacacatctaacacctatAATTGGAAGCAATTTAGAAATCAATCATACATATttctaattcttaatatttgagaatatgtatcatagcatcaattctaaagaaaattcAAGGATACATAACATTTGAATGTAAAAAGAAAATTtaccctttattgattaaatcaatagtttaagtacaaattTGTGTCACAGAataaaaatgtgtcagccaacaattggcttctaggatatatatctaacaaagaGATGGTGGTATTTAATAGGCATGGAGTGTCAACTTGGGAataacttttatttttaaaaaaaattataatttagaaGGATAACAAAACTCAATATGAATCATTTTGGGCACTATGGGGAGGACTAGACAAGGTTTAGAAGTGAGATCCGATATATTGAGAAGCCAAATAATATACCAAACTTCCAAATAGTATGCCAAACTTCTGGATAACATAACTTCATGCATTATGTCTGATTGATGCTTTTGTGGAAATCAGATAGCTTTTCGAGCTCTGTAAAGGGATATAGTACACCAAGAGATTACGTCTATCATTAAGTTCCAAAGTAAGCTTGTCAAAGCAATAATTTTCTTTTCAGAAAAAGACTTTGACATGGCATATtcataatccaaaaaaaaatcaggTGAAGCAGTTGAAGGCAAAATCGATGAATAAATTAAAGTTCATCTCCCATAGGATTTTAGCATTTTTACAATTATTTCTACTGGTTATATTTGTTTCACAAAAACTATATCCTCTTTAATTAGAAGAGAAATTCTATCTGAattatataaggatagatcttactaatataaataaaaaatatgtaactTAGTTGCTATTTGATAACGATAGAAAAGAGGATCTAGATCCTCACTACCATGTAAATTTTGTCAAGACATTCAAATTGAGCAGATCGAGGGAATAACCTCCTCCATGGTTGGATCAATTTATATTGAGGTTATTCATATCAAACCCTTGGTTGTTTACTATGTTATATTAATTTCTATCAAACAAAAAGCTTATTCTTATCTCTTGATTTTAATGGCCATTCATGTTTAGTCCCTGGCTGGTACACATTTATATAACTACGTGCAAAACTGATGACCATATACAGATTCAAGTCTAACAATGTGCACTACAATATGCCAGTTGAACATGTATGCAGAGAAGAAACATTTATTTTAGCCATAGATGtttgatctaaaagttagataTTGGATATAATCAATTTTGTATGACCTAAATGTGCTTCAATCCGCTGGTGTTATTTAGCTAGTCTCCCGCCATAAATATGTCATTTTCATAAATGTCCAAGCCCTCTATTTTCCTCTTGGTTAGCAAACTCCATAGCCTAGACCATATTATGAGCTCCTTGATTAAAATATCCTAAATATTTGTATTCCTGAACACCTTAGGTTGTAAATTGACCAGTGAAATGATCAAGAACATCTTTTACGGTGAAACATTTTGGGGTAGGGCACAAATTAGGGGGCTCAGTTGGAAGAGTAACATTAACACCAGATCCTGTTTTTTTTCCTAAACATCAATACTGAACTCGTTTGTACGACGGCCACAAGTTTCCTCCATGGAGGCCTTATCACATAAGATGATGACAAACTAGGTAAAATCCCATGAGGAAAATACCATTATTAAGCAGGTTTTTGAACCATAAATCCTTCAACTCTTGCTGTTGACAGGGTATTGCTCAGGAGATTTGCCTTTGTCAAAATGAATCAAGTAGCCACCGCACTTTGGGCATTCCTTGGTCCCCTTAGTAACCATCATATAAATGTAGCAGGCCCCGCATCCCACGGCAACAAGGTAGTTTCGAGGTTCAGCAGCCTTCCTGGAATTAGATGAAACAAGAGGAGATGGGAAAAAGGGTTGGACATGGCTGGAACCGTCTCCCTTCTGATACAATCTATCATCATTGAGGTAATTGGTGGTAGGCTTGTAGAAGTAGTGGCTCTTGTATAAGCTATAGATATTACAATGTTCTTCATAGGTCCTCTTTATTCCATTCTTCATGTTCGCATGGTAAATCTTATGGGCCTGTAAAATTGGAAAAAGGAAATTACAAGAAGAGGAATCAAAAAACAAGTCTTCAAGATGGAAGAATTCAGATTTGGATACAAGAAATGATAAAGAAATATGATGTTGTTAACAATAATATTAGATTTGTACATCTAAACGAAAATCCATTAACATATTAAGAAACAATCTATCAGCAAACAGAACATGGCAAGCTTAAATAGGACGGAGCTAAATATAAAAGGACTCATTTTGATTGACGCTAAGTTATTTAAAGAAGATATATTTCATGGAAGACAATAGAATAATacataatcttagaaaaaatcaaTAACAAAGAAATACTGACTATTTAAAACTGATGAACAGAGCTAGATGGAGCTGACGAGAAGATAATAAAACATGGGGATACAAGCAAATGATGAtccatttatcaaaattaatgtgCATGTTCAGTATATATGTGAGAGATGGCAAgaatgttagatgtatatcctagaagtcaattaggcttacatatttattttttctaggaTATAGTTTTATACTTgatcttattatttattaataatattggaTAGTTTATTTCCATTCATGTTGTGTATGTATTCacgaatcatccaaaaaattaataagatgatgacacatattcttaagagttgagaatttaatgcatgtgtcattggtgattaatttctaaattacttccgATCGATAGATCGTCATAGGAAT
The sequence above is a segment of the Elaeis guineensis isolate ETL-2024a chromosome 7, EG11, whole genome shotgun sequence genome. Coding sequences within it:
- the LOC140859312 gene encoding protein CURLY FLAG LEAF 1-like; its protein translation is MEGKNIKLETANTVEMDNPKRSSNNSSCMPIKVESEMSPPDGYKKDMKASSLVAGTVAQPISEKLESSTPPKYRDQLLNEYIKLKSYVPLPNTFEQWLDVEAHKIYHANMKNGIKRTYEEHCNIYSLYKSHYFYKPTTNYLNDDRLYQKGDGSSHVQPFFPSPLVSSNSRKAAEPRNYLVAVGCGACYIYMMVTKGTKECPKCGGYLIHFDKGKSPEQYPVNSKS